Proteins encoded by one window of Nitrososphaerales archaeon:
- a CDS encoding NADH-quinone oxidoreductase subunit D translates to MPLPPGMQAEESEEGRILTISVGPQHPGSGHFRLVVRVDGDIIVDAEPDPGYVHRGEEKMCEYRNWIQNIPHLERPMIADSCGILYPFCLACEEIGSIEVPERAKYIRVIMSEINKCIFELYWLGIYGIFLGHSTMFMWPMGDRELLIDLAEMATGARVTHAYFVPGGVRNDLPDSFKEKAIRQLDYFKHRLDQYKDIFYTNPLFLDRTEGVGVLSAEDAINLGVTGPVLRASGVEHDIRKVEPYDIYDQLDFKVHVMKTGDSFARTYVPYLEMYESINIIKQCLEKMPSGPVRTKLGPNPRGPGGEAFKRVEAGRGELAYYVVSDGTPKPYRVKLSVPSFRQIAAMPHLLKGAKLADMPAIYWSLNYWPVEADR, encoded by the coding sequence ATGCCACTGCCTCCAGGAATGCAGGCTGAGGAATCTGAAGAAGGTAGGATACTAACAATCAGCGTGGGGCCTCAGCATCCCGGTTCTGGGCACTTTAGGTTGGTTGTTAGAGTAGATGGCGATATCATAGTTGATGCTGAGCCAGATCCTGGGTACGTGCATAGGGGAGAGGAGAAAATGTGCGAGTATAGGAACTGGATACAGAACATACCGCACTTGGAGAGGCCCATGATAGCCGATTCATGCGGCATACTTTATCCATTCTGCCTCGCATGTGAAGAAATAGGGAGCATCGAGGTTCCGGAGAGAGCTAAATACATCAGGGTCATAATGTCAGAGATTAACAAATGCATCTTCGAACTTTACTGGTTAGGAATCTATGGAATCTTTCTGGGGCATTCGACAATGTTCATGTGGCCCATGGGTGACAGGGAACTGCTAATAGACCTTGCCGAAATGGCTACGGGAGCAAGGGTTACACACGCATATTTTGTTCCTGGCGGTGTGAGGAATGACCTGCCCGATTCCTTTAAGGAGAAAGCAATAAGGCAGTTGGATTACTTCAAACACAGGTTGGATCAGTACAAAGATATCTTCTACACGAACCCGCTGTTCTTGGATAGAACGGAAGGTGTCGGTGTGTTGTCTGCAGAGGATGCCATTAATCTGGGTGTAACTGGACCAGTGCTAAGGGCCTCTGGGGTTGAGCATGATATACGGAAGGTAGAGCCCTACGATATTTACGATCAGCTTGATTTTAAAGTCCATGTGATGAAAACTGGCGATTCCTTTGCACGCACATATGTTCCATACTTGGAAATGTATGAAAGTATTAACATTATCAAACAATGTTTAGAAAAGATGCCTTCTGGCCCAGTAAGAACCAAACTTGGTCCTAACCCGAGGGGACCGGGTGGCGAAGCGTTCAAGCGCGTTGAAGCTGGTAGGGGAGAACTTGCATACTATGTGGTTAGTGACGGTACTCCAAAGCCCTATCGAGTGAAGCTAAGCGTTCCATCTTTCAGGCAGATAGCTGCCATGCCTCATCTCTTAAAGGGTGCAAAGCTCGCAGATATGCCTGCAATATACTGGAGTCTGAACTACTGGCCGGTGGAGGCAGATCGGTAG
- a CDS encoding NADH-quinone oxidoreductase subunit C, producing the protein MSSQGGESEQSPSKDVEREAKAQEPTVEIPPLEKNIIDKIDAKFGDKVKLAYTKPRRIRFDIKPDVVVEFARFLRDEIGFDHPISVAGTDYPKDNVIEVIYHIGCCTVPEYRSSVFAFALKLPRDNPKTPTLIPVYRGVEYHERETFEMLGVIFEGHPKLQRLLLPEDWADIPPLRKDFSIKGR; encoded by the coding sequence ATGAGTTCACAAGGCGGTGAGTCTGAACAAAGTCCATCTAAAGATGTGGAGAGGGAAGCAAAGGCGCAAGAACCTACGGTAGAAATCCCGCCGCTGGAAAAGAATATTATAGATAAAATAGATGCGAAGTTTGGAGATAAGGTTAAACTTGCATACACAAAACCCAGAAGGATAAGGTTCGATATCAAGCCGGATGTTGTGGTTGAGTTTGCACGTTTCTTACGAGACGAAATAGGGTTCGATCATCCCATATCAGTTGCTGGCACAGATTATCCGAAGGATAATGTTATAGAGGTTATTTACCACATTGGTTGCTGCACTGTTCCTGAGTACAGGTCTAGTGTGTTTGCCTTCGCCCTTAAATTACCAAGGGATAATCCAAAGACTCCTACGCTGATACCTGTTTATAGGGGCGTGGAATACCATGAGCGGGAGACGTTTGAGATGCTGGGTGTAATATTCGAGGGGCATCCGAAGCTGCAAAGATTGCTGTTACCTGAGGATTGGGCTGACATTCCTCCCTTGAGAAAGGACTTTAGCATTAAGGGCAGGTGA
- the nuoB gene encoding NADH-quinone oxidoreductase subunit NuoB, whose translation MLKDLVNPSTFNVLVGKLEDVLVRAFDKPLGYAVNWGRLWSLWPVHLETACCSLEFGAASGPRYDVERFGIIEAFGSLRQCDLVVVQGTVTRKMAPRLRMIYDQMPDPKYVIAMGACAITGGLYFDSYNVLPGIDGIIPVDVYVPGCPPRPETLIQGCMLLQEKIKRSRFK comes from the coding sequence ATGCTAAAAGATCTTGTAAATCCCTCGACCTTTAATGTTCTAGTGGGAAAACTTGAAGATGTTCTAGTAAGAGCTTTTGATAAGCCGTTAGGTTATGCTGTTAACTGGGGAAGGCTGTGGTCACTTTGGCCAGTTCATCTAGAAACTGCCTGTTGTAGTTTAGAATTTGGTGCTGCGTCAGGTCCAAGATATGATGTTGAAAGATTCGGCATAATTGAAGCATTTGGTTCACTTAGGCAGTGTGATTTGGTAGTAGTACAGGGAACTGTGACGAGAAAGATGGCGCCAAGGCTGCGAATGATCTATGATCAGATGCCCGATCCAAAGTATGTTATTGCAATGGGCGCATGTGCTATAACAGGAGGATTATATTTCGACTCATACAACGTGTTGCCAGGAATTGATGGCATAATACCTGTTGACGTTTACGTTCCGGGGTGTCCGCCGAGGCCAGAAACGCTGATACAGGGCTGCATGTTGCTGCAAGAAAAAATCAAGAGATCAAGGTTCAAATAA
- a CDS encoding NADH-quinone oxidoreductase subunit A → MAQELVGSAAFEPLLLMLLFGIIGSVPMLIIARLISPKRRFTNPVKFLPMECGQVPSGEGRTHFMMQYYSYVLMFVVFDVMSIFLYAWGSAIFGLPQTATLPIIAFLGVLFAAMGYAMYLSGRKDIW, encoded by the coding sequence TTGGCTCAGGAGCTTGTCGGGTCTGCGGCATTTGAACCCCTTCTATTGATGCTCTTATTCGGTATAATTGGTTCCGTTCCAATGCTTATTATTGCTAGACTTATCTCCCCAAAGAGAAGGTTTACAAACCCGGTGAAGTTTTTACCTATGGAGTGTGGACAAGTACCGTCTGGAGAAGGTAGAACACACTTCATGATGCAGTACTATTCATACGTGTTAATGTTCGTAGTATTTGATGTAATGTCAATCTTCCTTTACGCATGGGGATCGGCTATATTTGGTCTGCCACAAACCGCTACTCTGCCAATAATAGCCTTCCTTGGTGTTTTGTTTGCAGCTATGGGATACGCAATGTATCTTTCCGGGAGGAAGGACATTTGGTGA
- a CDS encoding NAD(P)/FAD-dependent oxidoreductase, with amino-acid sequence MKSKYDIAIVGAGPAGLSAAYSAAKNGSRVIVLEKDAGIGLNIRTSGVSWVEEISKFGITAEHYNPIKNYTFYSPSQDVTILGNRPACCVLDVRSTYQHLAFEAASVGAEIMVKANVTNALLTDGRISGIKVNTVKGDLNINADVVIDASGFNSVVGRKMGFVAEWKRYGVGAEYECYAENVNSDTWALMVGSMYSPAGYAWVFPLSKNRVRIGVGIGRPESKEEPLDLLNKMLEHRLKPLDRMGRIEPVEMHYGFIPNEGPRKHTVSDGFILVGDSAGQSNPLVLEGIRYAIEFGRLAGEIANKALQYGATKESLRDYEEIWKAKVQSKIATALKVQSRWLSLTDEQWDKEIEIIRYMSIDEFIDFVRADFSTSMMLKLALHHPKIVARQLFGMVIKN; translated from the coding sequence ATGAAAAGCAAATACGATATAGCAATAGTTGGAGCTGGCCCAGCAGGACTCTCTGCGGCTTACTCGGCTGCTAAAAATGGCTCTAGGGTTATTGTATTGGAAAAGGATGCAGGGATAGGGCTTAACATAAGAACCAGCGGTGTGAGTTGGGTAGAAGAAATAAGCAAATTCGGAATAACTGCAGAACATTACAACCCGATAAAGAATTATACGTTTTACTCGCCATCGCAGGATGTCACTATACTTGGTAACAGACCAGCATGTTGCGTACTGGATGTCAGGAGTACGTATCAGCATCTAGCATTTGAGGCTGCCAGTGTTGGAGCGGAGATAATGGTGAAGGCAAACGTTACTAATGCTTTGCTTACAGATGGAAGAATTTCCGGCATAAAGGTAAATACAGTGAAAGGTGATTTGAACATAAATGCAGATGTGGTAATAGATGCCAGTGGCTTCAATAGCGTTGTAGGAAGAAAGATGGGTTTTGTTGCCGAATGGAAAAGGTACGGCGTGGGTGCAGAATACGAATGTTATGCAGAGAATGTGAACAGCGATACATGGGCACTCATGGTAGGCAGCATGTATTCTCCAGCAGGATATGCATGGGTTTTTCCTTTGAGCAAGAACAGGGTCAGGATAGGAGTGGGAATAGGAAGACCAGAGTCCAAGGAGGAGCCGCTTGATCTGCTTAACAAAATGTTGGAACACAGACTGAAACCATTGGATAGAATGGGCAGGATAGAACCTGTAGAGATGCACTATGGGTTCATTCCAAACGAGGGACCAAGAAAGCATACCGTAAGTGATGGTTTCATTCTAGTTGGCGACTCTGCAGGGCAATCAAACCCTTTGGTCTTGGAAGGAATTAGGTACGCGATTGAATTTGGAAGGCTTGCTGGAGAAATCGCAAATAAAGCATTGCAATACGGTGCAACAAAAGAATCGCTAAGAGATTACGAGGAGATCTGGAAAGCAAAGGTTCAGAGTAAGATCGCCACTGCATTAAAGGTTCAATCCAGATGGTTGAGTCTTACGGACGAGCAATGGGATAAGGAGATCGAAATAATTAGATATATGAGTATTGATGAGTTTATAGATTTTGTCAGAGCAGATTTCAGCACGTCGATGATGCTAAAGCTTGCATTGCATCACCCAAAGATAGTTGCTAGGCAGCTCTTTGGTATGGTCATAAAAAATTAG
- a CDS encoding TldD/PmbA family protein, which produces MTLVEICSYAVKEALKQNANEAEVYATYDKETEIFLENSDLKQVKSHRKGGIGVRVFVNNSLGFASVNSLEKDKVLDTVTKAVKIANTSPRDKHNVLPEKSKVRFLRGIYDANAEGFEPEDAAKYAAEMLGSALSYDPRVSVDSGNFNSSVMTHALCNSNDIQLEETISVFSWSIMGMAIDGNNVSNFDLQFDGTHTVKKIDVVTTAEEFARSVVSSLRTRKIKSLKGTMLLSPNAVYELIQEVVVFAINSHNVQKGTSKFARMLGKKVASSNLTVIDDATFVEGLGAESFDREGVAHTRNALINKGVLEGYIYNTFTANKGKTKSTGNATGSTSSPPSVGTTNVIFDGSKNRLDSMISEIRNGVMINRFSGNVNPVNGDFSGVVKGGHLIENGSIAYPIKEVMVAGNVFSALKQIYAISHEQKKVFDSFLPYISVEGISFTGG; this is translated from the coding sequence ATGACTTTAGTGGAGATCTGCTCATATGCTGTGAAGGAAGCCCTCAAGCAGAACGCAAATGAGGCTGAGGTGTATGCTACATACGATAAAGAAACAGAGATTTTTCTGGAGAATAGCGATCTTAAACAAGTTAAATCGCATAGGAAGGGCGGCATAGGAGTAAGGGTATTTGTAAACAATTCTCTGGGTTTTGCATCTGTAAATAGTCTGGAGAAGGATAAAGTTCTTGATACCGTAACAAAGGCAGTAAAGATTGCAAATACAAGTCCAAGAGATAAGCATAACGTGTTACCAGAGAAGAGTAAGGTTAGGTTCTTACGAGGGATTTATGATGCAAATGCGGAAGGCTTTGAGCCAGAAGATGCTGCAAAATATGCAGCAGAGATGCTTGGAAGTGCATTATCATATGATCCAAGGGTGAGCGTTGACAGCGGAAACTTCAATTCATCCGTTATGACACATGCGTTATGCAACTCAAACGATATCCAACTTGAAGAAACTATCAGTGTATTTTCATGGAGTATTATGGGTATGGCAATAGATGGAAACAATGTGTCGAATTTTGATCTTCAGTTTGATGGCACACATACGGTCAAAAAGATAGATGTGGTCACTACTGCAGAGGAGTTCGCTAGATCTGTGGTATCTTCGCTTAGGACAAGAAAGATAAAGAGTCTTAAGGGCACGATGTTGTTAAGCCCAAACGCCGTCTATGAATTAATACAGGAAGTGGTTGTCTTTGCTATCAATTCACATAATGTACAAAAGGGGACTAGCAAGTTTGCCAGAATGCTCGGTAAAAAGGTCGCATCCAGCAATTTAACTGTGATCGACGACGCCACTTTTGTAGAAGGACTTGGCGCAGAGAGTTTTGATCGCGAGGGTGTAGCTCATACAAGAAATGCGCTAATAAACAAGGGCGTACTAGAGGGATATATCTATAACACGTTTACAGCAAATAAAGGTAAGACCAAGAGTACTGGAAATGCTACGGGTAGCACAAGTTCTCCTCCTTCCGTTGGAACAACTAACGTGATCTTTGATGGAAGCAAAAATAGATTGGATTCTATGATAAGCGAGATAAGGAACGGGGTAATGATAAACAGGTTTTCAGGCAATGTCAATCCCGTTAACGGTGATTTTTCTGGTGTTGTTAAGGGAGGGCATTTAATTGAAAATGGTAGCATAGCCTATCCAATTAAGGAAGTGATGGTAGCAGGAAATGTGTTTAGCGCCTTGAAGCAGATCTACGCAATCTCACACGAGCAGAAGAAGGTCTTCGACTCCTTCCTTCCATACATAAGCGTGGAGGGCATCTCCTTTACAGGTGGCTGA
- a CDS encoding TldD/PmbA family protein: MHISIDELKKFLDHAKGTSYVELRYHTRTLNEIRVSNGELDRIRSVVNDGIGIRVLVGGCWGFSSTSELSSESINGSISNAISSAGLISTSKRRKVDKLADANIAVGTFKPPINGNLNDHSIEEKIKLVIDSEKQTRRHSSRIKAASCTYRETVDHKMVVNTDGASAESFDSKPEFSVTAVARESGNSAMASKGIGITGGWNDLFNSRDATDLSKEAAEKATKLLKAKRPKGERTQLILDPGMVGLISHEAIGHTAEADFVLSGSILKDKIGEQVASDLVTLVDSGPSQFKNGAAGTVFVDDEGVLAGRTVIIEDGVMKSYLHNRETAAMLSAEPTGNARAFEYDNEPLIRMRNTFIEPRSFSLDEIIKDTRHGYLLKGARNGQADANGEFMFGSQEAYLIENGEVKHLMRGASISGRALDVLMTVDAVGKDFEYDIGTGYCGKYQPIKVDGGGPHIRCTAIVGGMQ; the protein is encoded by the coding sequence ATGCATATTTCTATAGATGAGTTGAAAAAATTTCTGGATCATGCAAAGGGCACCTCCTACGTTGAATTGCGCTATCATACGCGAACATTGAACGAGATCAGAGTTAGCAATGGAGAACTCGATAGGATACGATCGGTGGTTAATGATGGCATTGGCATACGTGTGCTTGTGGGCGGTTGTTGGGGCTTCAGCAGCACTAGTGAGCTTTCAAGTGAATCAATTAACGGTTCAATTAGCAATGCTATCTCATCTGCTGGTTTAATATCGACAAGCAAACGGCGCAAGGTCGACAAACTTGCAGATGCCAATATTGCAGTAGGAACATTCAAACCCCCAATAAATGGTAATCTAAATGATCACAGTATTGAAGAGAAGATAAAATTGGTTATAGATTCCGAAAAACAGACAAGGAGACATTCTAGTAGGATCAAAGCTGCTTCATGTACTTACAGGGAAACTGTCGACCATAAGATGGTAGTAAATACTGATGGTGCATCAGCTGAATCGTTTGATTCAAAACCAGAATTTTCCGTAACTGCAGTAGCAAGAGAATCTGGCAACAGCGCCATGGCGTCGAAGGGTATAGGAATAACTGGCGGTTGGAACGATCTGTTTAATAGCAGAGATGCCACTGACCTTTCAAAGGAGGCTGCAGAGAAAGCCACAAAGTTGCTAAAGGCAAAGCGACCAAAAGGCGAGCGCACACAGCTAATACTTGATCCTGGAATGGTCGGATTAATTTCACATGAGGCGATCGGACATACTGCAGAGGCCGATTTCGTTCTATCAGGTTCGATTCTGAAGGACAAGATAGGGGAGCAAGTGGCAAGCGATCTCGTTACTTTGGTTGATAGTGGACCATCGCAGTTCAAGAACGGCGCAGCTGGAACCGTCTTTGTTGATGATGAGGGTGTCCTTGCTGGTCGCACTGTAATTATAGAAGACGGCGTAATGAAATCTTATCTGCATAACAGAGAGACCGCAGCTATGCTTTCTGCAGAACCAACAGGCAATGCCAGGGCATTTGAATATGACAATGAGCCGTTGATAAGGATGCGCAATACCTTCATAGAACCTCGGTCATTCTCCTTGGATGAAATCATCAAGGATACAAGACATGGATATTTGCTCAAAGGAGCTAGAAACGGACAGGCAGACGCCAATGGTGAGTTCATGTTCGGTTCCCAGGAAGCATATCTAATTGAAAACGGCGAGGTGAAGCATCTCATGAGAGGTGCTAGCATATCAGGACGTGCACTCGATGTGTTGATGACTGTAGATGCTGTTGGTAAAGATTTTGAGTATGATATTGGAACCGGTTACTGTGGCAAATACCAACCAATTAAGGTCGACGGTGGTGGTCCACATATTCGATGTACTGCAATCGTTGGAGGAATGCAATGA
- a CDS encoding NAD(P)-binding domain-containing protein: MKIGILGSGDVGRKLGDGFIELKHTVKIGTRDPSKVKEWVSKHGNNASSGSFAEAAEFGELVVIATLWAGTSNAIKLADPKNFAGKVVIDVTNPLDFSQGFPRLSVGHTDSAGETIQRMLPHARVVKAFNIVGNPHMINPDFAGGPPTMFICGNDIAAKKIVGAMLTSFGWETIDIGAIEGSRLLEPLAMLWITYYFKANSGNHAFKLLRK, from the coding sequence ATGAAAATTGGAATTTTGGGATCAGGGGATGTGGGCCGCAAGTTAGGCGATGGTTTCATAGAACTCAAGCATACCGTCAAAATTGGAACTCGAGACCCAAGCAAGGTCAAGGAATGGGTTTCTAAACATGGCAACAATGCATCCTCTGGAAGCTTTGCAGAGGCAGCAGAGTTCGGAGAACTGGTCGTAATCGCAACCCTATGGGCAGGGACTTCTAACGCTATAAAATTGGCTGATCCCAAGAATTTTGCTGGAAAGGTTGTAATTGATGTCACGAACCCATTGGACTTTTCCCAAGGATTCCCTCGGCTTTCAGTAGGTCATACTGATTCTGCTGGTGAAACAATCCAGCGGATGTTGCCGCATGCTAGAGTTGTAAAAGCATTCAATATAGTTGGCAATCCACACATGATCAATCCAGATTTTGCTGGTGGTCCCCCTACTATGTTTATTTGTGGAAACGACATTGCGGCAAAAAAGATCGTGGGAGCAATGCTTACCTCATTCGGCTGGGAAACTATCGATATAGGAGCAATTGAAGGATCGCGCCTCCTCGAACCACTTGCAATGCTTTGGATCACCTACTATTTCAAAGCTAATAGCGGCAACCATGCCTTCAAGCTGCTAAGGAAGTAA
- the msrB gene encoding peptide-methionine (R)-S-oxide reductase MsrB, whose protein sequence is MTKENQTDEWKEKLTPEQYYVCMLKGTEPAFSGEYWNCKENGVYRCVCCGNELLISDTKYDSNTGWPSFWSPINEDSVEYEMDYSYGMQRVEVMCGKCGAHLGHVFDDGPKPTNKRYCINSVALKLHKSE, encoded by the coding sequence ATGACAAAGGAAAATCAGACGGACGAGTGGAAAGAAAAACTTACACCAGAGCAGTATTACGTATGTATGTTGAAAGGCACCGAACCTGCCTTTTCTGGAGAGTACTGGAACTGCAAAGAGAATGGTGTTTACAGATGCGTATGCTGCGGTAACGAGCTATTAATTTCCGATACAAAGTACGATTCTAACACTGGATGGCCAAGTTTCTGGTCTCCCATCAATGAGGATAGCGTGGAGTATGAAATGGATTACAGCTATGGAATGCAGAGGGTTGAGGTTATGTGCGGCAAGTGTGGCGCACATTTGGGCCATGTCTTCGATGATGGGCCCAAACCTACAAACAAGCGCTACTGCATTAATTCTGTAGCGTTAAAACTGCATAAAAGCGAATGA
- a CDS encoding phosphate uptake regulator PhoU: protein MVRRLMDLGLSKLTNLMQDMAELSENSVSVAIEAYLSDKNVVTTISNQSNELIMLQEEVSDLAVELLVRYQPVAADLRFIKACMEISYGFARFGRYAYDIAQVRDQFGKLSDCDHSMVANTADEVKKMIRDSIKAFNERDANVAEELRQADDIVDSFYRQNIKRILEGEIEIKCAISAALILRYLERIADHAVYISDLVKYIVSGEKSSM from the coding sequence TTGGTACGTAGGTTAATGGACCTAGGACTGAGCAAACTGACCAATTTGATGCAGGACATGGCTGAACTCTCAGAGAATTCTGTGAGTGTGGCGATTGAAGCATATTTGTCCGATAAAAATGTTGTAACAACTATATCCAATCAATCCAATGAGCTCATTATGTTGCAAGAAGAGGTAAGCGATCTTGCTGTTGAATTACTCGTACGATATCAACCTGTTGCTGCAGATCTAAGGTTCATCAAGGCATGTATGGAAATATCTTATGGTTTTGCACGGTTTGGCAGGTATGCATATGATATAGCACAGGTGAGGGATCAGTTTGGAAAACTTTCTGATTGTGACCATTCGATGGTTGCTAATACTGCTGATGAAGTGAAGAAGATGATACGTGATAGCATCAAAGCATTTAACGAGAGAGATGCGAATGTTGCTGAAGAACTTCGACAAGCCGATGATATTGTTGATTCATTTTATAGGCAGAATATAAAAAGAATTCTTGAAGGAGAGATAGAGATCAAATGTGCAATTTCAGCGGCGCTTATTCTGCGTTACCTTGAAAGAATAGCGGATCATGCTGTGTACATAAGCGATCTAGTAAAGTATATCGTGAGCGGAGAAAAATCCAGTATGTGA
- the pstB gene encoding phosphate ABC transporter ATP-binding protein PstB: protein MLGDEKITIKTIPDKGLSAELALGKYKLILEDFSAYYSGKPAIKDISMKIKTNSVTAIIGPSGCGKTTLIRCFNRLHELIHGATTSGKLMLDGLNIYENGVNPILVRRKIGMVFQKPNPFPTMSVYDNVAAGMKLNGVRNRHTLDAIVKRCLEMAALWDEVKDELDRPGVSLSGGQQQRLCIARALATEPEVLCMDEPASALDPISTAKIEQLIDRLKQDYTIVIVTHNMQQAARVSDYTAFIYLGKLVEFGPTKQIFENPTEKLTEDYISGRFG from the coding sequence TTGTTAGGAGATGAGAAAATAACAATCAAGACTATTCCAGATAAGGGCCTGAGTGCCGAGTTAGCTCTGGGTAAATACAAACTGATCTTGGAAGACTTTAGCGCATACTATAGTGGAAAACCGGCTATAAAGGACATAAGCATGAAGATAAAGACTAATTCGGTGACAGCAATAATAGGACCTTCTGGCTGCGGCAAAACAACTCTTATCAGATGCTTCAATAGATTGCATGAATTAATTCATGGAGCTACAACAAGTGGTAAGTTAATGCTGGATGGTCTAAATATCTATGAAAATGGTGTGAACCCTATTTTAGTAAGAAGAAAGATCGGAATGGTCTTCCAGAAGCCAAATCCATTCCCAACAATGAGCGTATACGACAATGTTGCAGCAGGCATGAAGCTTAACGGTGTGCGAAACAGGCATACGCTTGACGCGATTGTTAAACGATGTCTTGAGATGGCAGCATTATGGGATGAAGTGAAAGACGAGCTTGACAGACCAGGGGTAAGTCTTTCTGGCGGACAGCAACAGAGGTTGTGTATTGCTAGGGCGTTAGCAACTGAACCTGAAGTTTTGTGCATGGATGAACCTGCCTCCGCATTGGATCCGATATCAACTGCAAAGATTGAACAGTTGATAGATAGATTGAAACAGGATTATACGATAGTAATAGTAACTCACAACATGCAACAAGCCGCAAGGGTATCCGATTACACGGCATTCATTTACCTTGGAAAACTTGTTGAATTTGGGCCGACAAAACAGATCTTTGAGAATCCGACTGAAAAACTTACCGAGGATTACATAAGTGGAAGGTTTGGTTGA
- the pstA gene encoding phosphate ABC transporter permease PstA — protein sequence MSETEIMQVKSTRVLELGKNLKQRLLVDKIFRTAALGCVVIAIIPLGSILVEVFKNGAAAIDLAFLTEPPGAVGEAEGGIAPAIQGTLILIGLGSLLGVPAGVLMGIYLSEFGNNKFAKTVRFFNDVLTEFPSIVVGIFAFMLIVLVIGSFSVWAGAFALSIIMLPIVARTTEEALKLVPQTIREAALALGVPQWRSTFSVLLASAKGGLVTGVMLAVARIAGETAPLILTILGSSLFFQGFDKPLDALPLRIWRLSLLPYDYARLDGWGAALILILIVLSLNVGVRILTGRRLFVLVRR from the coding sequence ATGAGCGAGACAGAAATAATGCAGGTGAAATCAACCAGAGTACTGGAACTGGGAAAAAATCTAAAGCAAAGATTACTTGTTGATAAGATCTTCAGAACAGCTGCCCTTGGTTGTGTGGTAATAGCAATAATACCATTAGGAAGCATTCTTGTTGAAGTATTCAAGAATGGGGCAGCTGCGATAGATCTAGCATTCCTAACAGAACCACCTGGCGCTGTTGGAGAAGCAGAAGGAGGTATAGCACCAGCAATTCAAGGCACCTTAATACTTATAGGATTAGGCTCGCTACTTGGAGTTCCTGCAGGTGTGTTGATGGGTATTTACCTTTCTGAGTTTGGAAATAACAAGTTCGCAAAGACTGTAAGATTCTTCAATGATGTGTTAACGGAATTTCCATCCATCGTCGTAGGAATCTTTGCTTTTATGCTTATTGTGCTTGTAATTGGCTCTTTTTCCGTCTGGGCAGGAGCATTTGCCTTATCGATAATCATGCTCCCAATAGTGGCCCGCACGACTGAAGAGGCATTAAAACTAGTACCTCAAACTATACGAGAAGCGGCTCTTGCCTTAGGGGTACCTCAATGGAGATCAACATTTAGCGTTTTGTTGGCTAGTGCCAAGGGTGGATTAGTAACGGGTGTGATGCTAGCGGTTGCAAGAATTGCAGGCGAAACAGCTCCCTTGATACTAACGATCCTTGGAAGTAGTCTATTTTTCCAAGGATTTGATAAACCATTGGACGCTCTTCCGTTAAGGATATGGAGACTTTCGTTACTGCCGTATGATTACGCGCGCTTGGATGGATGGGGTGCGGCATTAATTCTCATATTAATAGTACTAAGCCTCAATGTAGGCGTACGAATTTTAACTGGTAGGAGGTTGTTTGTACTTGTTAGGAGATGA